The Haemorhous mexicanus isolate bHaeMex1 chromosome 6, bHaeMex1.pri, whole genome shotgun sequence genome includes the window gatCTTTCCTATCCTAAACTCTCTGTAGCAACAAGGATATATTTGAAGCAGTTCGGAACTCAGAGCCAAGCCCTTGCCCAGCTGAATATGAAGGACAAGGGCTGGTACTTGGGAAACATCCTATTTACTCCAGTCTCTCCcacaggaaagggggaaaatttggTTTCTGATGTGCCAAAGATGGGGTCTGTATCCCACAAGGTGGGCAAGTGGATCCCAGCAGTGACAAGGCTCACCTGCAGtccagggaattcccagcaACTTTGTAGGGAAAACATATCTCCTTTTACTGGTGGCTGCTCCTTCCAGGAGATTCCATACCAGGAGATCTTCAACTATTTGAATCTCAGCAGCTTCTTGAAGTTTTCAGGGGACCTCTGCTCTCACTgatcttttaaaattcattctGATTTCAGGAAGTTCTCAGATGCTGCACCTCAGCCAGGCGGTTATTAGCAGCTTACTGAAATCCAGGCTGTCAACACTCCTTCCAAAAGTATTCCAAAAGAAATCTTTCTTAGCAGAGACTTCCTATGAACCAAAATTAACAACTGCCAAGGCTTGTTCAGCTCCTCAGTAAGGGAATGGTTCTTAGGTGTGCATTTGAGTCAGAACAGCTCCTTTTGCAGGTGTCAGATCCATCACAGATGCTGAAaactgctggagcaggatgggctgggcagggctgcacagcacagcacagcacagcacagcacagcacagcacagcacagcacagcacagcacagcacagcacaggattGCAGCTGAAGATCCTTATTTTAGAGCTGCTCTCCACAATCCATTGGTTTTACAGGAAAGCTGGTGTGGCTGTCCCATCAAAGGGAGGAAATCTGTCTGTGTGGCAGAGGGACAGTACATGAACCTCATTAAGTGGTGGGAACAAATTATTCCTCGTGGAGCTTTATCTTTAGTGGCTGTGACAAAACTGGACCATCAACTCCAGGGACAGAAtggagaggaaataatttttacagtGAGTATCTCTGTTGTGTAGCTCTCAGAACATTTCTTTGCCATAAAACCTAACATCTGGCTTTGTTCCTGCAACATGGAGGCCTGATTCTGACCTCTGTgcacagctgcactgtaggCGCTCCCCAGTCCCAGCCATGTGTCCCACCATGCTTCATGTAGGGGAATCCTGGCAAAATGCTCCTCCCCTGCATTCCTAATCATCCAAGACCTTGTAATGGACCATCCTTATTCCAGTTTCCCAAAGAGCAGCcgaggcacaggcacagctaaCCATTTTTATTTGGGATCAGAGGCAAGCAGCCAGATGCCAACACAGAGTGGAAGGGATGTGCTTCACCCAGGCTCCATCTACTGACAGCAGTACACACCCACATACATTTCACTTTGGATAATCTCAGAGGTTTCATTGGTTTTTGACTGCTTTACAGGattattgttatttatttgaCTATCTCAACAGTGTTTCCTAAGCAAGAGCttccttgtttattttcaaGGCCATACATGTGCAAAGCTGCCTCCttggctgtttttttcctttcaccttCATTCAGAACCATTTATATCTTCCTTCAGGTCTGCAACCAGCTGCTTAGAGAAGGGGCAAATGTACTGGCTGGTGATGGCAGCAGCCTCTCTGGCATCTTTGTCCGAGcggctgtgggaagggaaaaatcagggacaaaaaaagaagaaaaaaagaaaaaaagaaaaaaaagaaaaatattatttctgggAGCATGAACTGCAGGAAGTGTGACAAGGCCACCTTGTGATATTCCAGGATGACTTCAAAGAGCAGGTCATGATCCCCATAGAGGCATCAtggctgcctgctgccaggcactCTCCAAATGCACAGTGGTATTTCTCCTCCGTTGTGGCACAAGAGGTACTAAGGGCCAGCTTATTCCTCCTAATTACAGTGATTTAAGAGTGAGTTGTCTAAGGGAAAGTTGTTGGGCATTAGGAAAAGACAATGTCCAGGTGCTGGGACAACCCATCCTGAGGTGTGTGTTTCAATCAGCAGCTGAATCCAGACAGGGTAGCAAAGGCTGTCTTTCAATTTTAACCATTAGATCACGTTTCCTAATGAGATGAATAATTGCTTCAATTCAGAATGACAACTCTTAGGAAATTATTAAGAAAAGATATTATTTTGCTTCCCTGGGTTTTACTATTTTAACAACTGACTTTTCTGTGGCTGTTCATAAAAGCCTTCTTTTGGCTTCAGTATTGTGGGGCTCAGAGTCACAGAGGTGACCAATCTCTCCCACCTACCTGGTGTTCAGAAAGCTCTGGTACAACCAGAGAAAGCAAAGTTCCTCAGGTTTGTttactccctctctctcctgcaTGTCTGTGTTGACTGGGCCAGGAGAGCTGATTTAGATAAAGAAAATtcataataattaaaaaccccaaaccaccaaTTATGTAACCAAACCAccaccactgcagagcagcacttgcAGCTTGTGTTgtatctgctgctgtgctcacagACGTGGCCTCAGTgggggctgctggcccagcGTGGCAGTGAGAGCCCGGGTGGGGACCGGGACACCAGAGGTTCCCTCTCACCTGCGCTTGCGGCCCATGAGGTTTTGGATGAATTTCTGAACCTGGGCATTGCCTCTCATCTTGCTGTACTCACTGGTGAACAGCCCGTCCGAGTGCCTCAGGGACCTGCGTGGGGATAACATGGGACAGCAGCTGCACCTCTCAGCCATGTGGGACTCCCTGTGACGCACAGCAATGCCTCTCCTACCACCACTACCGGGCCCTGtacccctccccttcccctcctcatcTTGGGCAGCCAGTGcttgggctggctctgcagctggacagctCAGCTCCATGGGCAGCCCCTCAGGGCAGGGATCCCATATCCTGCTGGAGacttccctgccccaggagggtGGGTGTGGCTGGTGCTCACCTGTCCTTGAGCCCCACGAGGTGCTTGACCAACTGCTGCACGTAGGCATTGCTGTTCATCTTGCTGAGCTCGCTGTGGAACAGCCCGTCCGCGTGGCGCTCCATCCTGCGTGTTGGaacagggaaaagggggggTCAAAAGGAATGGTTTAGAAACACACAAGAACAGGCAAGAACAAGCATTAAACACTGCTGCCTCAAGGCAAGAGAGTCCCAAACACACATGGGCAAGAATTCGTACCACTTTGGCAAAGTTTTAcaaaaataaggggaaaaaagggagtttaaaaaatacttttgttaAACATCACACAGGAAAATGGCCTGGCCTTGCTTTTACTGATGTAATCACCTTGCCACAAGGATGTGGGAATGTGGGGTTATTGATGATTCAGCACAAAAGAGCAGGACAAGAGGCTGGAGAAGTAATAAACAAATACCCAGAGACACAAAGCTGAAGAGCACTTAGAAAAGAACAGCAAAGACCGGCCCTTGCAGGTGACTCCCTTGGTGAACTTGGTGAACTTACAGGGTTGGCTGTTTCTGGTTATGTTTTCATGGGACCAGGCTGTTGGAAACAGAAACTCTCACCCTTATCAGGCTGTGTAGtgcacaggagaaaaacagaCTCGAAAGTGTCCTTGtaactgtgttttgttttggggtcacaaattttcttctgaattaaataaaattaactttcCCATCCTTaagcaagaaaaacatttacagTATTTGCACTCATTTAACTAAAACTGTTTAGGGAAGAACAAGATCCACAAGCAAGCAGATGCAAGTTCAAGAAGGCAGCTAAAAGGCTGGGTTTTCAGCTAGCAGTCTCTTTGAGCaaaaaacatggagaaaaataaagcagagtCCCAAGAAATGCTTACCTCTCCCAGGATGGCAGAGATGCTGAGAAGTGGGACAGGACAATCATGGGAATAATTAATTGCCACAGAGTTGTCATAATGGAAACCATATTCTCTCCTGAAACAAAGCATGAAGTTTTTGAGCAGCAGGACAAGTGGCCTTGGTGTGTGTCTGGTGCAGTTCACATGCCCCACAGAGACAGGGCTGTGGAAGCACCACCACTGTAACTAAATaaagcaggaattcctgccAGCAGAGATAAACACCTGGAGACATCTGCAAGGggctttcagacaaaaaaaattacatatgataaataaaattcattcACATATAGAGAAAGGGCTCATGTGTGTGCCCATATTCACCTATCCTCTAACCTTTCaagaaagtaaaatgaaataacaCAGATTTGCAGTCACAGCAGGCCCTCCTATCTTGTTTTCTCACAgacataaaaagaaaagtacgTTTTGTTCATCACAAGCCGTGGCTTGtttcccccctttattcccAGGTGCTCACCCTTCCTCAAGGATCAGGCAGCAGCTCTACCTGTAATTTATAATACACGCCtttattttttaccttcttCCTGCAAAGAAACAAACTTTCATCACTGGCCTGCAGTCTCTCAAGATGGCACTTGCTAACCCCAAATCAAATCCTCCCACTTGGTTTTTACTTGATTCTGAAGCTAAACAGTACAAAGAACATGAAAGGAGAATGTCCGagaatttgggatattttctAGCCCCCCCTTCTGGGActgtttgctgctctggaggTGCTGCAAGATGAGAAGAGGCACAAGGAGAAAGGACAAGAGTGAGGGTTTTATACAGAAATTTATTCACTGTAAACCACAGGGCAAATATTTAATGGGGGCTGCAAAGCAAACATAGGAGAGGATGAAGGAACCATAAGCTTAATCTCACACACAATTTGAGCTTTAGTGTTGTGTTTTCCTGCCTGATCCAACTTTGAGGGGATGGAATAGTAAAGCAAGAAGGACATTTCAAAGATCAGCATCTTACTGGAGTCCAAACAAGGCAGACTCCACAGtcctgggatgcaggaggagcagaaaagaGCCATCAAAACCACAGCACTCTTGGGCAAGGGGAACCTGAATCCTGAGCCTGTCCTTCTATCTGCCCAACAGCTGTCATACAATCCCTTGACCCCAGGATCTCATCTCAGCATTTGGCCTCCCCTGGGCTGGCATTTCTCTGGCAGCACCATATTTATAAGACCATTTAAAACCCCATCCCTGGCTCCAGAGTTTCCCCTCTCTTCATAAACCTTTCTAGCTGCTAATCTGGTGATCgacttctcttttctctttctggatGTAATTTTGTGTCCCCTGGGTAGACCATATTTGCTTGCTGAAGTTCCCAGGAGCAGCGATGGCTGTTGGGGAACTTCTCCTTCCTATcaataatgatttttaaaaattacccaGACCTCAAGAAGCAGGGAGATCTTCAGTGTCATCACTGAAGGGCTGTTTAACCTTAGCAGGACACGTCCAAGCTTTTAATTTCCTCCCCACTGATGCTGGTTTTAAATGACTGCAAACACTTTGACCAGCTGGGACCTTTAGCTGAAAGAACTACACcccaagccaggctgggaggcCTGAGGAGGGAAACCCCCCAtattccagcactgctgctcaggaCATGGATGGCCCCATAGCAATGGCTCAGTGAGGCATCACAGAGGCCTGAAATCCACCCCCCAAAGTgagagagaggggaaggcaGCCCGTGCAGCACCCTCACCCCAGCAGAACTCACCGACCCAGGTTGCTCTGGGCTCACAGCTGATGCtccactgcctgctcctctTGGGGACCCCTATAAATCTGCAGCCTTATCAGAAGCAATTATTTGAGTAAAGATATGGATATGAGCAATCATGATTAACAGCAAATAATGCAGCGGGGTTGGAATGTCCCTTTAATTACCTGATCAGGTCATTCACAGCAATTTGATGAAGTATTTCTGCTGATGGATAATAATTCCTGCTTCTGCCTATAATGACATTTGTTGGGCAAACATCCTTGTCGCAATTGATTCACTATGATTGTCATCATTATTTCCTGGCTTTAATTACCTTTTGATAGGAGCTTAATCTTCTGTTCTTGTAATTTCATCCTGGCTTGGGCTATGTTTGGAATTGACAGGATCTGTCAGGGAGTCCCTGTGTGCACCAGTGATTTGGCTGAACGATGTGTCACTTTTTTAGGGCAAGCACTGCCTAATCATAGGATCAGGGCTCACTTTTCCATGAGGGGACAACAACTTTTTGAACTGTGGTTTCAACAGGGAAAGGTCTGCCGAGTACACATTCTGTCACAGCATCTAAAAAGCCAGCATACTTATACATGCATGGAAAACATCCTGAATATATTCCCTGCCATTGCTGGGGTTTGGCTGGTCTCAAATACTCAGTACTGAAGCTAAAGGTGACTcagaaatagagaaagaaaataagattaccctttctctccttctttgTATGATATAAAGTAGCTTGGAAGgaataaggaataaaaataataaaaaaaataatcttccaACTGGAGAAATGGGAGCAGTATTACACTTCTTATCTACTTatctttttccttggaaaagcaAAGGGTGTCCTCATGACGAGAGGACTGGGAGGGACAAGATTTTCCCCATCATCTTTCCCTTGGAAGCATGCCCCATGGCCTGATGAGTAGAACCTCAGCCCTCCAGCTTGTGAGtgcaggctgcagccagagccctgcaccagggacaggggaaaacagcagggacactccagGTCTCATTCCAGGCCTGGAGCATCGAGACATGCCATGGTCAGCACTAGGACAGGGGAGCTCATTTCCTGCCTCTCTGCCCTGGTCCAGGCATTTCCCAACCACTTTCCTCTCCTGTCTGTACCTgctttctccagctgcagccttctgcctctgcttctgcctgcaGTGGTGTTGGCAGCTTCAGGTTTATAAAAGAGGCTGAACAAGATGTAGGGAGGCAAAAAATACTAATgtgattttccttcctttgcaaACAACCTCAGTGGGTCTGAAATGCCTCCAAGCTCTCGGGAAACTCAGTTTGCCACGAGAGGACAGGGAAGAGGTTGGAATGACAAAGTGGCCCCACGATGGCAGCAGAGGGTGTAAAACAGGACACTAAAAGGTTCTGGGGACTGGAAGAACATGAAATAAGTAACCTGATTAACTATTTTGCAACAAAAAATGGGGTTTGCCTCCAGCAGCAAGGGCAGAGTGAAAAGGTGATGGAGTAGAAAATGGTGTGGCTatgcccagcagtgctgcaacTTAATGCAGGTGACAAATGTGGGCTTGAGCTCGAGTGCAGATCTGAAAGCCCTTGATGAGGAAATTCAGGGCCATGAAGAGAactcaaaagcattttcaagGTGAAATTTATAACTGAATAAGCCAGAGCCCAAACCAATTCCTCAGTCCTGAAACAACATCTGATTCTCCTTAACCAGAATTTACATCAAACTCTCATCATGAGACATTATGGAAATAGAAGTAATAAAGAATCACGCTTAACAATATCAGTTGAAAGGAGCTTTGTGAATTTGCACCTTGCTTCTCCCATTCTCCATTTGTGTGAACACTCCAAGTCCCAGCAGGGGAGTGGAGATTCCCCTTGCCTGCATCCAGCAGGCACAAAGCAGGATTAAATCACCCATTTAGATGAAATCTATAACCCATTATCTACGTGCAGCATCACTGCAGAGAAAatctttcagatattttctgGCTCTAAGAATGATAGAGGAAATGAGTGGCCTCACCTGATCCCTGCTGCTGTACCACTGCCACGCCTGCAGGTGCAGGAAGTCAGGGCTGGActgatcccagcccctggctgccCTGACTGACCTGTCCATGGTACATAACCGTTTTACAGGATTTTAGCAAAGTGCCACAAACAGGTGACACTGAGCAGTGCAGTGGCTGTGCACACATGCTCCTTGAAGACAGCAGGGAGAAATGCCCCAGGACAAGATGGAGAAGGGATCTGTGAGCTTTGGAGCcatccctgagctgccctggggacgCTGCCAGGTAGAAAGCCATCAGGATCTTTGTGCAGTCACTTGTGCTTAGGCTTGACACCGACTGACATGCCCAGCGTGGAGAGACCTGTGATGGGATGCATTAAGTAAATCCAGTTGCCATGGGTGCCAGGGCTATTCCCAGTAGCCACGCTGATGCCTGGGACAACCTCGTGCCAACAGAGAGCAAAGATTATGAAACACAGGGACCACCCCCTTCAACACCCAGGCTCTGGTTATTGCTCTGTCTCAAGGACATCAGAGCTGAGAATGGAACTGAGGGAggtctttttcctcctctttacAGTGGGAGGGGTCACCAAATCTGCAGTGTGAAAAGCAGCATCTTAGAGCCACGTTAAATACTTTAGCCCCAAATTTGGCAATATTTGAGAGAACATGTGAGCCTGGCCTTTTATGATGTTGGAGGTAAATACAAGAAACTGCATTTCAGATAAGAGAGGATTTCATCACAGAGCTACCTATCCTagcccacagcacagggaagaTGCAGGCAGACTCTCCAAAATCAGCActcagagcactgcagggggGTCATTCTGAGTTGTGAAGGGGAGAAAttcccactcacccttcaaacTAATTTATGCAGGagatcagaaaatatttttccctggtGAAGCAGTGTAGATGAATTCAGAGGCCCCCTCCAGAGAGCATTAAGAACAGGCTGGAAAAATGCTGCTATTGTCAGGTGGACATAGTTGCTCCTGCCTTGGACAAGGAAAGCCCATCCAGCCTTTGGGGTTGCAGGACAGTCCATACAAAGTTTGCCCAATCCCTGCCAGCCTGTCCAGAGCCCAGACCCCAGGATCTGCTGGAGCTTCTATTCTTCCTAGAGGTGCCTTGACTGGCCaaaacacaccccaaaatctAACAGCCATGCTTTGCACCATGGCTTTGGGATGGTAAAATGCACAAGGGTTAAGCCAGGCCAAGAAGGCTGTGGAAGGACCATGTCATGCCCCATATATGTCCAGCAATGGTATCCCAAGTCCTGATGGAGCTGTCCAGGTGCAGGTAACCTTTGgggagcccagcacaggctgtgccccaTGCAATGGCAGcaccagcccatggcaggggagtttATTGAGGTCAGATGGTACTAGGAACTGCATGGCTAAATCCTTCCTACGTAAAATACCCTTTAATCAGCTTACAGGGTGTTCAAGAACTTCTACCTCCCCcattcctttttcccccttcctgtgtctgtgtcagGCCATGTGGGCAGTGGGGATTgtctctgtgtgtttgcaggTAAGCCTGGCCCACACCACTGTGATGACGGTgatgctgctccagctgagagCAGATTGGAGGCGATTCCTTGCATCACTCCCAGGTCTGTAAGAGAAAGGACCCTAATTGGAATAAGGGGATTGGAGGATTTAGCCCTCTAAATGCTCCTTTCTTGCACAGGATGCTTTCAAGAGTGGTTTTAATCTTTACCACCTGATTTCATGATTTTGGCTGTAAGAGTGAAGAGTGAGATGGAAGGAAGAGGCAAGAAGAGCAGCCCAGGTGGGCttggaagaagaaggaaaatcaCAGGCCCATATGGTCATGGATCCTCAGAAAAACACATACCCCAATCTCAAAGGGGCAAATTAAGCTAAGAAGGTGGGTAGATCACGGATATGTGTGTCTCTCTTTGTACCTACTTGCTCCTGAGGTGGCTTGGATTGCCTGTGTTTCTCCCCTGCTTTGTTTGACACAAACACGTGGCACCTTTCTGGATTTGCAccagttaaaaacaaaaaccagatgTGAGGGACAAAAGCACAATATGTCACATACCTGGAGTTGTGCCTGCTTAGTCTGAAGTCAGGAGGAAGGTGCTGGACATGCTGGTGACATCCATGGCTGGCAGCATTATCTAGGGGCAAGGACAGCAAAACATTTGTCAGGAGCTCTGGGTTGAGCTGGAGCAGATCTCAGTCATTTTGGTCAAAGTTGTATCTGCTTCCTACCAAACTCTTGGGTGAAATCTGCAGTAAACCCCAGctcttttgaaggaaaaaaaaaattaaatattaggTGTTTGGctcataatgaaaaaaaaaatgaaaaaagtccACAAATGCTTGAAACATTTTGCTAAGAATTGGGAAGAACAAGGGGAAAAGTATCCTGTTGGTGCAGGAGTGGTACCTTGGGTGCTGACAGGGTGCCTTGGCTCTCCTGAGTACAGGATAAGAGATAAGAGGTGCTTTGCAAGTGAGAAGATCCCTCTGAAGCAGGGATAGGTGCTAAGCTAGAGGGTCCCCTGGGATGCCTCCCTAGGGATGCTGGATGAGCCAGGCTCATCCTGCAGCAGAAAGACCTGTGACAAGCCTTGAATCTGGAAGGGTTGCCATGAGGTACTTCCCTCCTGCAAGCAAATCATAGCATCCTGCAATCAttgaggttggaaaggacctccaagaccatcaagtccaacctgtgcccgacccccaccttgtcacccagcccagaacactgagtgccacatccacttGTTCCTTGGAcgcctccagggatggggactctccaccacatccctgggcagccccttccattGCCTGACCACCTTTTCCATGAGGAAAGTCTTCCTGCCTGCTTTGAGAATGGGTACTGTAGGGGGAAAGAAGGGTTGGTTTTACTGTGGCTGGCACTGTGatctagaaaaggaaaagccaagCTCAG containing:
- the SCT gene encoding secretin isoform X1 — its product is MVSIMTTLWQLIIPMIVLSHFSASLPSWERMERHADGLFHSELSKMNSNAYVQQLVKHLVGLKDRSLRHSDGLFTSEYSKMRGNAQVQKFIQNLMGRKRSSPGPVNTDMQEREGVNKPEELCFLWLYQSFLNTSRSDKDAREAAAITSQYICPFSKQLVADLKEDINGSE
- the SCT gene encoding secretin isoform X2, with product MVSIMTTLWQLIIPMIVLSHFSASLPSWERMERHADGLFHSELSKMNSNAYVQQLVKHLVGLKDRSLRHSDGLFTSEYSKMRGNAQVQKFIQNLMGRKRSRSDKDAREAAAITSQYICPFSKQLVADLKEDINGSE